A DNA window from Selenomonas sp. oral taxon 126 contains the following coding sequences:
- a CDS encoding RtcB family protein: MERMEIRGRCGVAIAYAKVIEEEAVEQIRRMCDYEFTEGASIRIMPDVHWGKGCTIGTTMTVRDKVVPNLVGVDIGCGMYTVNLGKGEIDLVRFDEAAHFVPSGRGLWEGRQEKFDLLALRCYRSLKDTKRIARSLGTLGGGNHFIEIDRSADGTNYLVIHTGSRNLGKQVAEHYQNIAIDLSHGKDELFRARDELIRRYKAEGRRSELQEAIKALNRDFKARAAEIPADLAFLFGSYLEDYLHDIEICQSFARRNREVIARVLLERAGLTAGEAFHTVHNYIDTDERILRKGAIAAHAGERVLIPINMRDGSILAVGRGDPDWNYSAPHGAGRLMSRTAAKERLSMEEFRETMADVYTTAVNENTLDEAPMAYKSLADIIDVIEDSVDVIEVLKPIYNFKAG; encoded by the coding sequence ATGGAACGCATGGAGATACGCGGGCGCTGCGGCGTCGCAATCGCATACGCAAAGGTGATCGAGGAGGAGGCCGTCGAGCAGATCCGCCGCATGTGCGACTACGAATTTACGGAGGGCGCGAGCATCCGCATCATGCCCGACGTGCACTGGGGCAAGGGCTGCACGATTGGCACGACGATGACCGTGCGGGACAAGGTCGTGCCGAATCTCGTCGGCGTCGATATCGGCTGCGGCATGTATACGGTCAACCTCGGAAAGGGCGAGATCGACCTCGTGCGCTTCGATGAGGCGGCGCATTTTGTCCCCTCGGGGCGGGGGCTCTGGGAGGGGCGGCAGGAGAAATTCGACCTCCTCGCGCTGCGCTGCTATCGCAGTCTCAAGGATACAAAGCGCATTGCGCGCAGCCTCGGCACGCTCGGCGGCGGCAATCACTTCATCGAGATCGACCGCAGCGCGGACGGCACGAACTACCTCGTGATTCACACGGGCAGCCGCAACCTCGGCAAGCAGGTCGCCGAGCACTACCAGAACATCGCAATCGACCTCTCGCATGGAAAGGACGAGCTTTTCCGCGCGCGCGACGAACTCATCCGCCGCTACAAGGCGGAGGGGCGGCGCAGCGAGCTGCAGGAGGCCATCAAGGCGCTGAATCGGGACTTTAAGGCAAGGGCAGCGGAGATTCCCGCAGACCTCGCCTTCCTCTTCGGCAGCTATCTTGAGGACTATCTGCACGACATCGAGATCTGCCAGAGTTTCGCGCGGCGCAACCGCGAGGTCATTGCACGCGTCCTCTTGGAGCGCGCGGGACTCACGGCAGGCGAGGCATTCCACACGGTACACAACTACATTGATACCGACGAGCGTATCCTGCGCAAGGGCGCGATTGCGGCGCATGCGGGCGAGCGTGTCCTCATCCCGATCAATATGCGCGACGGCAGCATCCTCGCGGTCGGGCGCGGCGATCCCGACTGGAACTACTCCGCGCCGCACGGAGCTGGACGCCTCATGTCGCGCACGGCGGCGAAAGAACGCCTCTCGATGGAGGAATTCCGCGAAACAATGGCGGATGTCTACACCACCGCCGTCAACGAGAACACGCTCGACGAGGCACCGATGGCGTACAAGTCGCTTGCAGATATCATCGATGTGATCGAGGACAGCGTGGACGTGATCGAGGTGCTGAAGCCGATCTATAATTTCAAAGCAGGGTAA
- a CDS encoding SPFH domain-containing protein: MGLIQAAVGSVGGVLADQWKEYFYCDSLDKDSLVAKGQKRVSGRSSNTSGTDNIITSGSVIAVNEGQCMIIVEQGKVVEICAEPGAFTYDSSTEPTVFGGDLANDLKAVLRNIGKRFTFGGDAPKDQRVYYFNTKEIMGNKYGTAQSIQFETMIGQYMLNVNIRCFGEYSYRIVNPILFYTNVCGNVEGVYERSEIDSQLKSELLTALQPTFGRIAAKGIRYTQLINYTKDIRNELSEELSDEWGKRRGIEIVSFGVSSVKADEEDEKRIKEIQDSAIMSDPNLRAGRLATATADAMRTAAGNEAGMGGAFGFMGMGMAGNAGMGAMGAFGPQGGMGAPQGNPLAPPPQAPPAAAGWACSCGQTGNTGKFCAGCGKPQPAPAGRWNCPCGHTGNTGKFCAECGKPQPAADGWTCSCGASNKGKFCANCGKPKPAGAPLYACDKCGWTPPDPTHPPKFCPECGDIFDENDQK; encoded by the coding sequence ATGGGACTCATCCAAGCAGCAGTCGGCTCCGTCGGCGGTGTCCTTGCCGATCAGTGGAAAGAATATTTCTACTGTGACAGCCTCGACAAGGATTCGCTCGTCGCCAAGGGGCAGAAGCGCGTCAGCGGCCGCAGCTCGAACACGAGCGGGACGGACAATATTATCACGAGCGGCTCCGTCATTGCGGTCAACGAGGGGCAGTGCATGATCATCGTCGAGCAGGGCAAGGTCGTCGAGATCTGTGCCGAGCCTGGCGCATTCACGTACGACAGCTCCACCGAGCCGACGGTCTTCGGCGGTGATCTTGCAAACGATCTCAAAGCCGTTCTCAGGAACATCGGCAAGCGCTTCACGTTCGGCGGCGATGCGCCCAAGGATCAGCGCGTCTACTACTTCAACACGAAGGAAATCATGGGCAACAAGTACGGGACGGCGCAGTCCATCCAGTTCGAGACCATGATCGGCCAGTATATGCTGAACGTCAATATCCGCTGCTTCGGCGAGTACAGCTACCGCATTGTGAATCCGATCCTCTTCTACACGAATGTCTGCGGCAATGTCGAGGGCGTCTACGAGCGCAGCGAGATCGACTCGCAGCTCAAGAGCGAGCTGCTCACCGCGCTTCAACCGACGTTCGGGCGCATTGCGGCAAAGGGCATCCGCTACACGCAGCTCATCAACTACACGAAGGACATCCGCAACGAGCTGTCCGAGGAGCTGTCGGACGAGTGGGGCAAGCGGCGCGGCATTGAGATTGTCTCCTTCGGTGTGTCGAGCGTCAAGGCGGACGAAGAGGACGAGAAGCGCATCAAGGAGATTCAGGACAGCGCGATCATGAGCGATCCGAATCTGCGTGCAGGTCGTCTCGCGACTGCAACGGCGGATGCCATGCGCACTGCCGCCGGCAACGAGGCGGGCATGGGCGGCGCGTTCGGCTTCATGGGCATGGGCATGGCAGGAAACGCCGGCATGGGTGCCATGGGTGCGTTCGGCCCGCAGGGCGGCATGGGCGCACCGCAGGGCAACCCGCTCGCACCGCCCCCGCAGGCACCGCCCGCAGCGGCAGGCTGGGCGTGCTCCTGCGGACAGACGGGCAATACCGGCAAATTCTGTGCGGGCTGCGGCAAACCGCAGCCGGCTCCTGCGGGCAGATGGAACTGCCCCTGCGGACACACGGGCAACACGGGCAAGTTCTGCGCCGAGTGCGGCAAACCGCAGCCCGCAGCGGACGGCTGGACGTGTTCCTGCGGTGCGAGCAACAAGGGCAAGTTCTGCGCGAACTGCGGCAAGCCGAAACCGGCGGGCGCACCGCTCTACGCATGCGACAAATGCGGATGGACGCCCCCCGATCCCACCCACCCGCCGAAGTTCTGCCCCGAGTGCGGCGATATCTTCGACGAGAACGATCAGAAGTAA
- a CDS encoding response regulator transcription factor, with amino-acid sequence MIKILLVDDQKILLEGLVKILTPLKDIRIIGTCTLSELAEEACMRLVPDLVLMDICMEGRTSGIQICERLKARFPHLRVVLMTGMQEIAFIDWAKEAGADSFIYKESSGETFAACIRETMRGRKIYPKMQTVYTFGGTDLPLTNRELAILQLICRNKTYDEIAADLSITKRTVNFHISNMLAKTGYKSIVGLAVEATERGYAGGVM; translated from the coding sequence ATGATTAAAATTCTTCTCGTGGACGATCAGAAGATACTGCTCGAAGGACTTGTAAAGATTCTTACACCCCTGAAGGATATCCGCATCATCGGCACCTGCACGCTCTCGGAACTGGCGGAGGAGGCGTGCATGCGCCTTGTGCCCGATCTCGTGCTCATGGATATCTGCATGGAGGGGCGTACGAGCGGCATCCAGATCTGCGAACGCCTGAAGGCGCGCTTTCCGCACCTGCGTGTCGTGCTCATGACCGGAATGCAGGAGATCGCTTTCATCGACTGGGCAAAGGAGGCTGGTGCGGACAGCTTCATCTACAAGGAGAGCTCGGGCGAGACCTTTGCTGCGTGTATCCGTGAGACGATGCGCGGGCGGAAGATCTATCCCAAGATGCAGACCGTCTATACATTCGGCGGTACGGATCTTCCGCTCACGAACCGCGAGCTCGCCATCCTGCAGCTCATCTGCCGCAATAAGACGTACGATGAGATCGCTGCTGATCTCAGTATCACAAAGCGTACGGTCAATTTCCACATCAGCAATATGCTTGCCAAGACAGGCTATAAGAGCATTGTCGGACTTGCTGTGGAGGCGACCGAGCGCGGATATGCGGGCGGCGTGATGTGA
- a CDS encoding molecular chaperone DnaJ — MSILKNLQRALRTVRPPCRSCPYRLGIVKFVQSPCPMCIASGYSTYDNLTRPQVNFPGIWKAGMRRDGADDGRLFRR, encoded by the coding sequence ATGAGCATTTTGAAGAATTTGCAGCGCGCACTCCGCACGGTGCGCCCGCCGTGCAGGAGCTGTCCCTATCGGCTCGGCATTGTGAAGTTCGTGCAGAGCCCGTGCCCCATGTGCATTGCGAGCGGCTACAGCACGTATGACAATCTCACGCGTCCGCAGGTGAACTTCCCCGGCATCTGGAAGGCGGGGATGCGCAGGGACGGTGCGGACGACGGGCGGCTGTTCCGCAGGTAG
- a CDS encoding DUF188 domain-containing protein, protein NRCCAGDIVVTQDFGLARFVLDKGAYAIHPSGWRYQNLSEDEAAHREEVRKRIRELQQPWKRNKERKRRQFEEAFEDLVIIALEHEVRE, encoded by the coding sequence AATCGCTGCTGTGCGGGGGACATCGTGGTGACACAGGATTTCGGCTTGGCAAGGTTTGTCCTCGATAAGGGGGCATATGCGATCCATCCGTCGGGATGGAGGTATCAGAATCTCAGTGAGGATGAGGCGGCGCACAGAGAAGAGGTGCGTAAACGCATACGGGAGCTTCAACAGCCGTGGAAGCGGAACAAGGAGCGGAAGCGCAGGCAGTTTGAGGAGGCGTTTGAGGATCTGGTGATCATCGCGTTGGAGCATGAAGTGCGTGAATGA
- a CDS encoding DUF188 domain-containing protein gives MQIYVDADACPVLQQIEDMARMYVVPVTLFCDTHHVLHSDYCELRLVDAGKDAVDIALTNRCCAGDIVVTQDFGLARFVLDKGAYAIHPSGWRYQNLSEDEAAHREEVRKRIRELQQPWKRNKERK, from the coding sequence GTGCAGATCTATGTGGACGCAGATGCATGTCCGGTATTGCAACAGATCGAGGACATGGCGCGGATGTATGTGGTTCCTGTCACGCTCTTCTGTGACACGCACCATGTTCTTCATTCGGATTACTGTGAGTTGCGTCTTGTAGACGCGGGCAAGGATGCCGTCGATATTGCACTGACGAATCGCTGCTGTGCGGGGGACATCGTGGTGACACAGGATTTTGGCTTGGCAAGGTTTGTCCTCGATAAGGGGGCATATGCGATCCATCCGTCGGGATGGAGGTATCAGAATCTCAGTGAGGATGAGGCGGCGCACAGAGAAGAGGTGCGTAAACGCATACGGGAGCTTCAACAGCCGTGGAAGCGGAACAAGGAGCGGAAGC
- a CDS encoding ABC transporter substrate-binding protein, with product MKKLLLLCALFVCAVFVGGCGEERAAEVTGAQIVYGSQDYDQINPLWNEYGEIDRLLFDGLVRRDGTGAIVPGLAASWEYDPDTYTYVFHLRPDVRWHDGKPLRAADVKFTIEAVMNPLMESVNAPNFEDVREITELDDRTVRIRLSAPNAAFIDYMIQPILPAHLLAGRDLTTTGFFHSPVGTGPYRMDHWEAGKEIVLAKNEDYYRGAPKVDRFVFRIMEDDDAEAEALADGTIDMAHLSAQNAAQFHDAAGYRYYDMKSTDYRAILFNFTHPYWRRNRDLIPAIAYAIDRQAVVDEVLLGQGVPAYGPLQYNVYNNPNVEHYDYNPGKAQEMLEAAGCKMGKDGYYMRGGEEVGFRITVKNDKAGRIDVANSVAMQLQAIGIHCTVEIPAEVDWDGQMAYLIGWGSALDADAHTYKVFVTRKAGNGGLYSNARVDAYLTAARRSSDPAERARLYGLFQEEIAKDPPFVFICYTDAIFVARDRVHGIPTDKLLGHGGIGFFGNVNEWTVD from the coding sequence ATGAAAAAGCTGCTTCTTCTGTGCGCTCTGTTCGTATGTGCCGTATTTGTGGGCGGCTGCGGTGAGGAGCGCGCGGCGGAGGTGACGGGGGCGCAGATCGTCTACGGCTCGCAGGACTATGACCAGATCAATCCGCTGTGGAATGAGTACGGGGAGATTGATCGTCTGCTCTTTGACGGGCTTGTGCGCCGCGACGGGACGGGGGCGATTGTGCCGGGGCTGGCGGCGTCGTGGGAGTACGATCCCGATACCTATACCTATGTGTTTCATCTGCGCCCTGATGTGCGCTGGCATGACGGCAAGCCTCTGCGTGCGGCGGATGTGAAGTTCACGATTGAGGCTGTGATGAATCCTCTGATGGAGTCTGTGAATGCGCCGAATTTCGAGGATGTGCGCGAGATCACGGAGCTGGATGATCGGACGGTGCGCATCCGCCTCTCCGCGCCGAATGCGGCATTTATCGACTATATGATCCAGCCCATCCTGCCCGCGCATCTGCTGGCGGGGCGCGATCTGACGACGACGGGCTTCTTTCACAGTCCCGTCGGGACGGGACCCTATCGGATGGATCACTGGGAGGCGGGCAAGGAAATTGTGCTCGCGAAGAATGAGGACTACTATCGCGGCGCGCCGAAGGTCGATCGCTTCGTGTTCAGAATCATGGAGGATGATGATGCCGAGGCAGAGGCGCTTGCGGACGGCACAATCGACATGGCGCATCTCTCGGCGCAGAATGCTGCGCAGTTCCACGATGCGGCGGGTTATCGTTACTATGATATGAAGAGTACGGACTACCGCGCAATTCTCTTTAACTTTACGCACCCATACTGGAGGCGGAACCGCGATCTCATCCCTGCGATTGCGTATGCGATTGATCGCCAGGCGGTTGTGGATGAGGTGCTGCTCGGTCAGGGGGTGCCGGCGTATGGACCGTTACAGTACAATGTATACAATAATCCGAACGTCGAACACTACGACTATAACCCGGGCAAGGCGCAGGAGATGCTCGAGGCGGCGGGCTGCAAAATGGGGAAGGATGGCTACTATATGCGCGGTGGTGAGGAGGTTGGTTTCCGCATCACGGTAAAGAATGACAAGGCAGGACGCATTGATGTTGCAAATTCTGTGGCTATGCAGCTACAGGCGATTGGCATACACTGCACGGTGGAGATACCCGCAGAGGTCGACTGGGACGGGCAGATGGCGTACCTCATCGGCTGGGGCAGTGCGCTGGATGCGGATGCGCATACGTACAAGGTGTTTGTGACGAGGAAGGCGGGGAACGGCGGCCTCTACTCGAACGCACGGGTGGATGCGTATCTCACGGCGGCGCGGCGCTCGAGCGATCCCGCAGAGCGCGCACGGCTCTACGGACTCTTTCAGGAGGAGATCGCAAAGGATCCGCCTTTTGTCTTCATCTGCTATACGGATGCGATTTTTGTTGCGCGGGATCGCGTGCATGGAATCCCTACGGACAAGCTGCTCGGGCATGGCGGCATCGGGTTTTTCGGCAATGTGAATGAGTGGACGGTTGATTAG
- a CDS encoding ADP-ribosylglycohydrolase family protein: MYGAILGDIIGSPYEFDRGEKTKDFPLFPPHARFTDDTVMTVAVAEALIAAGTDACEENVKTDVVRLMQHWGRCYPRVGYGGMFRQWLVMEHPQPYGSFGNGSAMRVSSVGWLYDSLSRTREVARWTAEVTHNHPEGVKGADAVASAIFLARTEHTREEIRDYIAEVFGYNLDRTLDTIRPTYHMDATCQGSVPEAIISFIESNDLIDAIRNAVSLGGDTDTTACIAGSIAEAFYGCTDEEKRAVETRLPEEMLTVLAAFRMAREEDAEGIAVK, encoded by the coding sequence ATGTACGGCGCAATACTGGGGGACATCATTGGCTCCCCCTATGAATTCGATCGCGGGGAAAAGACGAAGGACTTTCCGCTTTTCCCGCCGCACGCACGCTTTACCGACGATACCGTCATGACCGTTGCCGTCGCCGAGGCGCTGATCGCGGCGGGGACGGATGCATGCGAGGAAAATGTAAAGACGGACGTTGTGCGCCTTATGCAGCATTGGGGACGGTGCTATCCGCGCGTCGGCTACGGCGGGATGTTTCGGCAGTGGCTCGTGATGGAACATCCGCAGCCCTACGGTAGCTTCGGCAACGGCTCCGCGATGCGCGTCTCCTCCGTCGGCTGGCTCTATGACAGCCTCTCTCGTACGCGTGAGGTCGCGCGGTGGACAGCGGAGGTCACGCACAACCATCCCGAGGGCGTGAAGGGCGCGGACGCGGTCGCGAGCGCGATCTTCCTCGCGCGCACGGAGCACACACGGGAGGAGATCAGGGACTATATCGCGGAGGTATTCGGCTACAACCTTGACCGCACACTCGATACGATCCGCCCGACCTACCATATGGACGCCACCTGTCAGGGGAGCGTCCCCGAGGCGATCATCTCCTTCATCGAGAGCAATGACCTCATCGACGCCATCCGTAACGCCGTCTCCCTCGGCGGCGACACCGACACCACAGCCTGTATCGCAGGCAGCATCGCAGAAGCCTTCTACGGCTGCACGGACGAGGAGAAGCGAGCTGTTGAAACCCGCCTCCCAGAGGAGATGCTGACGGTGCTCGCTGCATTCCGGATGGCGCGGGAGGAGGACGCAGAGGGGATAGCTGTGAAATGA
- a CDS encoding sensor histidine kinase, with the protein MERLTAYSYAEIIGIVLLAALIIIAEAAAFCRGFGRFDRHRIRRSLPELAALSITLCSTLLLGGSWKLFLIGLPPDGWMVLQRWWAGLFAVVAGLYSAARRPWRGGLLTAAGVFSLPLFDSLLPYSALLVLALLAVRLILLVRYARAWRMREVTVSSIREGLDLLPDGLLFAHADESTALVNIAMLHFMERLLGRQYRNATVFWEELTAFDVPNVAEKIVRKDAVLFRFTAGDAWLVQRTPLTGALNGWQITASCVTELDAVSRELEAKNAELSKMIAAQKDLLTNFETTERHRTLQEITSRVHDVLGQRISMLQQLLASAAPKDALDTIVRIDSLLESVPLSQEAHPATLLADMTDTYRRLGIALTITGSLPRNLRRARAFAAIIREALSNAVCHGRANAVDITLSERQLRIRDNGIGCSHLRPGGGLTGMMRRVNELGGRLRITPSPHFELDAQIGEKQG; encoded by the coding sequence ATGGAACGACTGACCGCGTACAGCTACGCGGAGATCATCGGCATCGTCCTCCTCGCGGCGCTCATCATCATCGCTGAGGCCGCCGCATTCTGCCGGGGCTTTGGGCGCTTTGACCGCCACCGCATCCGCCGCAGCCTGCCGGAGCTGGCGGCGCTCTCGATCACACTCTGCAGCACGCTGCTGCTCGGCGGCAGCTGGAAGCTCTTTCTCATAGGGCTGCCGCCCGACGGATGGATGGTACTGCAGCGCTGGTGGGCGGGGCTCTTCGCCGTTGTAGCGGGGCTCTACTCCGCTGCGCGCAGGCCGTGGCGCGGCGGACTGCTCACGGCGGCGGGCGTCTTCTCCCTGCCGCTCTTCGATTCCCTCCTGCCCTACAGCGCGCTCCTCGTTCTGGCTCTGCTCGCGGTGCGGCTCATCCTGCTCGTCCGCTATGCGCGTGCATGGCGCATGCGCGAGGTAACGGTCTCCTCCATCCGCGAGGGGCTCGACCTCCTGCCGGACGGGCTGCTCTTTGCCCATGCGGATGAGAGTACCGCGCTCGTCAACATTGCCATGCTGCATTTCATGGAGCGCCTCCTCGGCAGGCAGTACCGCAATGCCACTGTCTTCTGGGAGGAGCTCACGGCATTCGACGTCCCCAATGTGGCAGAGAAGATCGTGCGCAAGGATGCCGTTCTCTTTCGCTTTACCGCAGGAGATGCGTGGCTCGTTCAGCGCACTCCTCTGACGGGCGCGCTGAACGGCTGGCAGATCACAGCCTCCTGCGTGACGGAACTGGATGCCGTGTCGCGCGAGCTCGAGGCAAAGAATGCGGAGCTGTCGAAGATGATCGCGGCGCAGAAGGATCTGCTCACAAATTTTGAGACGACGGAGCGGCACCGCACGCTGCAGGAGATCACCTCGCGTGTGCACGATGTGCTCGGGCAGCGCATCTCTATGCTGCAGCAGCTCCTCGCGAGTGCCGCGCCAAAGGACGCACTCGACACGATTGTGCGCATCGACAGTCTCCTGGAGTCCGTGCCGCTCTCGCAGGAGGCGCACCCCGCGACGCTGCTCGCCGACATGACGGACACCTATCGGCGGCTTGGCATTGCGCTCACGATCACGGGCAGCCTGCCGCGCAATCTGCGCCGCGCACGCGCCTTTGCCGCCATCATCCGTGAGGCGCTGAGCAACGCCGTCTGTCACGGGCGCGCGAATGCGGTCGATATCACGCTCTCGGAGCGGCAGCTCCGCATCCGCGACAACGGCATCGGCTGCTCTCACCTGCGCCCCGGCGGCGGGCTGACGGGCATGATGCGCCGCGTGAACGAGCTTGGCGGACGCCTGCGTATCACGCCGTCACCACATTTCGAACTCGATGCACAGATAGGGGAGAAACAAGGATGA
- a CDS encoding ABC transporter substrate-binding protein, with the protein MKKILILCMTFALVVALGGCGGNRADEAHGAQLVYATKDYDQLNVLVDEYSEVGQLLFDGLMRRDENDAIVPALAASVEYDPETYTYVFHLREGVRWHDGKPLRAADVKFTIEAIKNPLIHSLHAPNFEEVREITEVDDRTVRIRLSAPNAAFLDYMMQPILPAHLLAGRDLTTTGFFRNPVGTGPFRMEHWVAGKEIVLVKNEDYYRGAPKIDRFVVKIVADDAAEAKALADGTADLAQLAPRTAAPFEGKDGYRYYAMKSAHYGSIMINCTHPYWKRNRDLLPAIAYAVDRAAVVNEALLGHGMPAYGPLQRSSYNNPNIEHYDYDPAKAQAILEAAGCRKGSDGYYMRGGEEVGFTLTVKNDKRYRIDVANAVAAQLCAVGIHCTVETPAKVDWDGQMAYLSGVGNEIDPDAHTYKVYSTDARGNDSHYSNPRVDEYLLAARRATDTAERMRLYGLFQEEVTKDLPYIYICYIDFIYVTNARVHGITPNRLLGYRGIGFFWNVNEWTVE; encoded by the coding sequence ATGAAAAAAATCCTCATCCTGTGCATGACGTTCGCCCTCGTGGTGGCACTGGGCGGCTGCGGGGGAAACCGCGCGGACGAGGCGCACGGGGCACAGCTCGTCTATGCCACGAAGGACTACGACCAGCTCAACGTGCTCGTGGATGAGTACTCCGAGGTCGGACAGCTGCTGTTTGACGGGCTGATGCGCCGTGATGAGAACGATGCCATCGTCCCCGCGCTTGCCGCGTCGGTGGAGTATGACCCTGAGACCTATACCTACGTGTTTCATCTGCGCGAGGGCGTGCGCTGGCACGACGGAAAACCGCTGCGGGCGGCGGATGTGAAATTCACCATCGAGGCGATCAAGAATCCGCTCATCCACTCCCTCCACGCACCAAATTTCGAGGAGGTGCGCGAGATCACGGAGGTTGACGACCGGACGGTGCGCATCCGTCTGTCCGCGCCGAACGCAGCCTTCCTAGACTATATGATGCAGCCGATCCTGCCGGCGCATCTCCTTGCGGGACGGGATCTCACAACGACGGGCTTTTTTCGCAATCCCGTCGGGACAGGACCCTTCCGTATGGAGCATTGGGTAGCAGGCAAGGAGATTGTCCTCGTGAAGAATGAGGACTACTATCGCGGTGCACCGAAGATCGACCGCTTCGTCGTCAAGATCGTGGCGGACGATGCTGCCGAGGCAAAGGCACTCGCCGATGGGACAGCAGATCTGGCACAGCTCGCGCCGCGGACAGCAGCCCCCTTTGAGGGAAAGGACGGCTATCGCTACTACGCGATGAAGTCCGCGCACTACGGCTCGATCATGATAAACTGCACACATCCCTACTGGAAGCGCAACCGTGACCTGCTGCCCGCCATCGCCTATGCCGTCGACCGTGCGGCAGTGGTCAACGAGGCACTGCTCGGGCACGGCATGCCCGCCTATGGCCCGCTGCAGCGCAGCTCCTACAACAACCCGAACATCGAGCACTATGACTATGATCCCGCGAAGGCACAGGCGATTCTCGAGGCGGCGGGCTGCAGGAAGGGCTCCGACGGCTACTATATGCGCGGCGGGGAGGAGGTCGGATTCACCCTCACGGTGAAGAATGACAAGCGCTACCGCATTGACGTTGCCAACGCTGTGGCGGCACAGCTGTGTGCGGTCGGGATTCACTGCACCGTGGAGACCCCCGCAAAGGTCGACTGGGACGGACAGATGGCATACCTCAGCGGCGTGGGGAACGAGATCGACCCGGACGCACATACCTACAAGGTGTACTCGACGGATGCGCGGGGGAACGACAGCCACTACTCGAATCCGCGCGTGGACGAATACCTGCTTGCTGCCCGCCGCGCAACCGACACCGCCGAGCGGATGCGCCTCTATGGGCTCTTTCAGGAAGAAGTGACGAAAGACCTCCCCTATATCTACATCTGCTACATCGACTTCATCTACGTGACGAACGCACGCGTCCACGGCATCACGCCGAACCGTCTGCTCGGCTATCGCGGCATCGGCTTCTTTTGGAACGTCAACGAGTGGACGGTGGAGTGA